One segment of Paenibacillus sp. FSL R7-0337 DNA contains the following:
- a CDS encoding IS110 family transposase: MDAVRMCCAGLDVHQETVVACVLKGPIEQKPQCHLKTFGTTTKELLGLQDWLSEHGCREVVMESTGVLWKPVWNILEGSCDLVLANAQRVKNTPGRKSDMQDARWLAQLHRCGLIEGSMVPEQDIRDLRDLTRYRSKMVQAVTAEKNRIHKILQDANIKLTTFMSDLYGVSGRGLLQKIMDGEVIDEGTVKNLVKTRLKKKVPQLLDALNGKLRRHHREMIRDHWDHLVYLEKRITELEARIEAKAEPYLEKIEQIDSIPGIERTSAVTIFAEVGPHVAEMFPSDAQFASWAGVCPGNNESAGKRRKSKTMQGNKHLKGALCQAAWANSRSSNRIGQFFRRIRKRRGDKKANVATAHLLIRILHALMREKRSYQEIDVSLGDETSKKNTLDRYVKYIQQLGYSVQLNPIP; this comes from the coding sequence ATGGATGCTGTACGTATGTGTTGTGCCGGTCTGGACGTGCACCAGGAAACCGTTGTGGCCTGCGTGTTGAAAGGACCGATCGAACAGAAACCACAATGTCACCTGAAAACCTTTGGGACGACAACCAAAGAATTGCTAGGCCTGCAAGATTGGCTGAGTGAACACGGCTGCCGGGAGGTGGTGATGGAGAGCACGGGCGTGTTATGGAAACCGGTATGGAACATCTTAGAGGGCAGTTGTGATCTGGTCTTGGCCAACGCCCAGCGGGTAAAGAATACGCCGGGTCGAAAAAGTGACATGCAAGATGCGCGCTGGTTAGCGCAATTGCACCGTTGCGGGCTCATTGAAGGCAGTATGGTGCCCGAACAGGACATCCGGGATTTGCGAGACTTGACCCGTTACCGGAGTAAGATGGTGCAGGCGGTGACGGCGGAGAAAAACCGCATTCACAAAATCCTGCAGGATGCCAACATCAAGCTAACCACCTTTATGTCCGATCTATATGGGGTTTCAGGGCGGGGCCTGCTCCAGAAGATCATGGACGGCGAGGTCATCGACGAAGGGACCGTTAAGAACCTGGTCAAAACCCGTTTAAAAAAGAAAGTTCCGCAGTTGCTAGACGCGCTCAATGGCAAGTTGCGCCGTCATCACCGCGAGATGATTCGAGACCACTGGGACCACTTGGTCTATTTGGAGAAAAGGATCACGGAACTGGAAGCTCGAATCGAGGCGAAGGCAGAACCGTACCTGGAGAAGATTGAACAAATTGACTCCATTCCAGGAATTGAGCGGACGTCTGCCGTGACCATCTTTGCCGAAGTGGGGCCGCATGTCGCGGAAATGTTCCCGAGTGATGCGCAGTTTGCTTCATGGGCGGGGGTGTGTCCAGGGAACAACGAAAGCGCTGGAAAGCGAAGAAAGTCAAAAACGATGCAAGGGAACAAGCATCTGAAAGGGGCCTTGTGTCAGGCGGCTTGGGCAAACTCTCGCTCCTCGAACCGGATCGGACAATTCTTTCGACGAATTCGAAAGAGACGAGGCGATAAAAAAGCAAACGTCGCCACCGCGCATTTGCTGATTCGAATCCTCCATGCCCTGATGCGGGAGAAGAGGTCATACCAAGAAATAGACGTCTCACTAGGCGATGAGACGTCCAAGAAAAACACGTTAGATAGGTACGTGAAATATATCCAGCAGTTAGGATATAGTGTTCAATTGAATCCTATCCCATAG
- a CDS encoding aldo/keto reductase: MLKALPLNRRGIPASRIALGCMGLGGGWDHEPVTAANMKQGHEALDAALSIGINFFDHADIYTRGKAEKVFGQIFKERPGLREDILLQSKCGIKLMEPGELSNSFDLSREHILSSVDGTLTRLGTEYIDILLLHRPDPLMDPEEVAEALHQLKASGKVRHFGVSNMSAAQIQLLQTYCDEPFIVNQLHMSLSKISWVDAVLSVNRDPWKDITFPEGTMEYCRAGNIQLQAWGPLAQGLFSGRPLDGQPDNVVNTAAMVRRLADEKATTPEAIVLAWLMTHPAAIQPVIGTVNPQRISACAGADQLELTRKEWYELYITSRGEKLP, from the coding sequence TTGCTGAAGGCGTTACCCCTTAACCGGCGCGGCATACCTGCCAGCCGTATCGCGCTGGGCTGCATGGGACTGGGAGGAGGCTGGGACCATGAACCGGTCACCGCTGCGAATATGAAGCAGGGGCATGAGGCGCTGGATGCAGCGCTGTCGATAGGTATTAATTTTTTTGACCATGCGGATATCTATACCCGGGGCAAAGCGGAGAAGGTGTTCGGGCAGATCTTTAAGGAACGGCCGGGGCTACGCGAGGACATCCTGCTTCAGTCGAAATGCGGCATCAAGCTGATGGAGCCAGGCGAACTCTCTAATAGCTTCGACCTCTCCAGGGAGCACATTCTGTCCAGTGTTGATGGAACTCTCACACGGCTGGGCACAGAGTATATTGATATTCTGCTGTTGCACCGCCCCGATCCGTTAATGGACCCCGAAGAGGTGGCCGAAGCGTTGCATCAGCTCAAGGCCTCCGGCAAGGTGCGCCACTTCGGCGTCTCCAACATGAGCGCCGCCCAGATCCAGCTGTTACAGACTTATTGCGACGAGCCGTTCATAGTCAATCAGCTGCATATGAGCCTGTCCAAAATCAGCTGGGTCGACGCCGTACTCAGCGTGAACCGCGACCCGTGGAAGGACATTACGTTCCCGGAGGGCACCATGGAGTATTGCCGTGCCGGGAACATCCAGCTACAGGCCTGGGGCCCGCTGGCCCAGGGACTCTTCAGCGGACGGCCGCTTGACGGCCAGCCGGACAATGTTGTGAATACAGCGGCCATGGTACGGAGACTTGCTGACGAGAAGGCTACGACACCCGAGGCTATCGTCCTGGCTTGGCTGATGACGCATCCCGCAGCTATTCAGCCCGTCATCGGCACTGTGAATCCGCAGCGGATCTCCGCCTGTGCAGGCGCAGACCAGCTGGAGCTAACCCGCAAGGAATGGTATGAGCTGTACATCACCTCGCGCGGGGAGAAACTTCCTTGA
- a CDS encoding PadR family transcriptional regulator yields MVQIKVSGKPMPMKLLILGLLLERNMHPYEITLVMKERSMDQVIKLQTGSLYYAVDKLAAGGHIEAVEIIHSPDRPDKTIYRITDKGKELMEQLILQQIKKSDPPYHPLYMALALARHIDQGKVAKLLEERIREAEHQVNYAYQVYEEHISIVPRSVLHMMYGRYEHSQTELKWLKRLYEDVAVRRLDDIGRPIIGD; encoded by the coding sequence ATGGTGCAAATCAAGGTCAGCGGTAAGCCCATGCCGATGAAGCTGCTGATTCTGGGACTTTTGCTGGAGCGGAATATGCATCCCTACGAGATTACCCTGGTCATGAAGGAACGCTCTATGGATCAAGTCATCAAGCTTCAGACCGGTTCCTTATATTACGCCGTGGACAAACTGGCCGCAGGCGGCCACATCGAGGCGGTGGAGATCATTCACAGCCCGGACCGGCCGGATAAGACCATCTACCGCATTACGGATAAAGGCAAAGAATTGATGGAGCAGCTCATTCTCCAGCAGATTAAGAAAAGTGATCCGCCGTATCATCCGCTGTACATGGCCCTGGCCCTCGCGCGTCATATCGACCAGGGCAAGGTGGCGAAGCTGCTGGAGGAACGCATCCGGGAGGCGGAGCATCAGGTGAATTATGCCTATCAAGTATACGAGGAGCATATCTCCATCGTGCCCCGCTCGGTGCTGCATATGATGTACGGCAGATATGAACATAGCCAGACCGAGCTGAAATGGCTGAAGCGCCTGTATGAGGATGTAGCCGTCCGCAGACTGGATGATATCGGCAGACCAATTATCGGAGACTAA
- a CDS encoding MDR family MFS transporter produces the protein MHSKESNLKLVIVGLLLGILMSAMDNTIVAAAMGTIVSDLGGLDKIVWVTSAYMVMVMAGTPIFGKLSDMYGRKRFFIFGLIVFLIGSALCGTSASITQLSIYRAIQGIGGGALMPIAFTIVFDIFPPEKRGKLTGLFGAVFGISSVIGPLLGAYITEYVSWNWIFYINLPIGIVSFFLIMTSYKESITHSKQRIDWGGAFTLVAGIICLMFALELGGNQYAWDSAAILGLFAAFVVLLIAFIIIEKFAAEPVISFAMFRQRLFATSSILGLFYGSAFIVATVYIPIYVQGVYGGSATNSGLILMPMMIGTVIGSQSGGLLTTKTSFRNIMLLSAVCFVGGIYSLSTLTPETPRMALNAFMALTGFGVGFSFSVLSLSSIQHFDMRQRGSATSTSTFMRSLGMTLGITIFGIIQRNHFASELSTAFGDSGQAASFGDPRSALTPEARAQIPAPVLEKITNSLSSSISHTFLWAIVPAVLTVVFVLLMPKDRLLPQGSQHGANQGQR, from the coding sequence ATGCACAGCAAAGAAAGTAATCTCAAGCTCGTCATTGTCGGACTGCTGCTCGGTATTCTGATGTCAGCCATGGATAACACCATTGTTGCCGCAGCTATGGGCACGATTGTCTCCGACCTCGGGGGACTGGATAAAATCGTCTGGGTCACCTCCGCCTACATGGTCATGGTTATGGCCGGAACCCCAATCTTCGGCAAATTGTCCGATATGTACGGACGCAAACGGTTTTTCATCTTCGGGCTTATCGTGTTCCTGATCGGCTCCGCCCTGTGCGGAACGTCGGCGAGCATTACCCAGCTCAGTATTTACCGTGCGATACAAGGGATTGGCGGCGGAGCACTCATGCCGATTGCCTTCACGATTGTCTTTGACATCTTCCCGCCTGAGAAAAGAGGTAAGCTCACCGGACTCTTCGGTGCTGTCTTCGGAATCTCCAGTGTGATTGGGCCTCTGCTTGGTGCGTATATCACCGAATATGTGAGCTGGAACTGGATTTTCTATATTAACCTGCCCATCGGGATTGTCTCGTTCTTCCTTATTATGACCTCCTACAAGGAATCCATCACGCATTCCAAGCAACGGATTGACTGGGGCGGCGCGTTCACCCTGGTGGCAGGTATCATCTGCCTGATGTTCGCCCTGGAGCTTGGCGGTAACCAGTATGCCTGGGATTCTGCGGCCATTCTCGGACTGTTCGCTGCGTTCGTCGTGCTTCTGATCGCCTTCATTATCATTGAAAAATTCGCGGCAGAGCCGGTCATCTCTTTCGCCATGTTCCGGCAGCGCCTGTTCGCAACCAGCAGTATACTTGGCTTGTTCTATGGTTCAGCATTCATCGTAGCCACGGTATATATCCCAATATACGTCCAGGGGGTATACGGCGGCTCCGCCACCAACTCCGGCCTGATACTGATGCCGATGATGATTGGTACCGTAATTGGCAGCCAGTCCGGCGGCCTGCTTACCACCAAAACGAGCTTCCGCAACATCATGCTGCTGTCAGCAGTCTGCTTCGTGGGCGGGATCTATTCCCTCAGCACCTTAACCCCGGAGACCCCCCGGATGGCGCTTAATGCCTTCATGGCATTGACCGGCTTCGGCGTGGGCTTCTCCTTCTCCGTGCTCAGCCTGTCTTCTATCCAGCATTTCGACATGCGCCAGCGCGGTTCGGCAACGTCCACCAGTACCTTCATGCGCTCGCTCGGGATGACGCTGGGGATTACAATCTTCGGCATTATCCAGCGTAACCACTTCGCCTCCGAGCTGAGCACAGCCTTCGGAGACAGCGGGCAGGCCGCTTCCTTCGGCGACCCGCGTTCCGCGTTAACACCCGAGGCCAGAGCACAGATTCCGGCGCCTGTACTGGAGAAAATCACGAACTCACTGTCTTCGTCGATCTCACATACCTTCTTGTGGGCCATCGTTCCGGCGGTGCTTACGGTGGTGTTCGTCCTTCTGATGCCGAAGGACCGTCTGCTGCCGCAGGGCAGCCAGCATGGTGCAAATCAAGGTCAGCGGTAA
- a CDS encoding metal-sensitive transcriptional regulator, whose amino-acid sequence MRKSHHSPEFKNGLTTRLNRIEGQIRGVKGMIERDTYCDDVLNQLAAVQAALNSVGKLLLEGHMKSCIIERIEAGEHEVIDELLVTVNKLMK is encoded by the coding sequence GTGCGTAAGAGTCATCATTCCCCGGAATTCAAGAATGGGCTGACGACCCGGCTGAACCGGATTGAAGGGCAGATCCGCGGAGTCAAAGGCATGATTGAACGGGATACCTACTGTGATGATGTGCTGAATCAGCTGGCGGCGGTGCAGGCGGCCCTGAACAGTGTGGGCAAGCTGCTGCTTGAAGGCCATATGAAGAGCTGCATTATCGAACGGATCGAAGCCGGTGAGCATGAGGTGATTGACGAACTGCTGGTTACGGTGAACAAGCTGATGAAATAA
- a CDS encoding copper ion binding protein: protein MSNVTLKVEGMSCGHCVSAVEKAVSGVGAAAKVDLPAKTVAVEFDENAVSLDKIKAAIEDQGYDVV, encoded by the coding sequence ATGTCGAATGTAACACTGAAGGTTGAAGGAATGTCCTGCGGTCATTGTGTAAGTGCTGTAGAGAAGGCTGTGAGCGGTGTAGGCGCTGCAGCGAAGGTGGATCTGCCGGCGAAGACGGTGGCGGTTGAATTCGATGAGAATGCGGTAAGCCTGGATAAGATCAAGGCCGCTATTGAAGATCAGGGCTACGACGTAGTGTAA
- a CDS encoding heavy metal translocating P-type ATPase yields MEKSTEAAPQQATLQITGMTCSACAARIEKGLSRMEGVSRANVNLALEQATVGFDPAVMDVPQIEEKIRSLGYDTLKESADFDITGMTCAACSARIEKVLGRMPGIAAVNVNLALETAHVEYSPGNVSTAEIMDKVSSIGYKASLKQDRKDIAEQRSEEITRKRNKWMISALLSLPLLWAMAGHFSFTTWIWMPELFMNPWFQLVLATPVQFVIGWQFYVSAYKALKNGSANMDVLVVLGTSAAYFYSLYLTIDSLKMSGMHHTVELYFETSAVLITLILVGKWLEALAKGRSSDAIRSLMGLQAKTALVLRDGAELSIPVEDVVIGDIVLVKPGTKVPVDGEVVEGLSSVDESMLTGESIPVEKKPGDSVIGATMNKNGMLRVKARKVGRDTALAHIIRVVEEAQGSKAPIQRIADVISGIFVPIVIGIAAVTFGVWYIWGAPGQFAEALEKAIAVLVIACPCALGLATPTSIMAGSGRAAEFGILFKGGEHLEAAKGVKVVVVDKTGTVTNGKPVLTDIVATTAIAAQGRVLGENRLLAITAAAEKLSEHPLAEAIVAGAQGRGIDLPPAGQFEAVPGRGVSAVVDGQKVSVGTRRMMVENGLDIEPWTGIMTRLEQEGKTAMLVAVEDAVAGVIAVADTIKDTSREAVARLHAMGIEVIMITGDNKITAQAIADQAGIRTVLAEVLPEGKAEEIRRLQSGGVKVAMVGDGINDAPALATADTGMAIGTGTDVAMEAADITLMRGDLMSIPDAILMSRKTMRNIRQNLFWALAYNTLGIPIAALGFLAPWLAGAAMAFSSVSVVLNALRLQRVKL; encoded by the coding sequence ATGGAAAAGAGTACAGAGGCCGCCCCGCAGCAGGCAACGCTGCAGATTACCGGCATGACCTGCTCCGCCTGTGCGGCGCGGATTGAGAAGGGCTTGTCCCGCATGGAGGGGGTATCCCGGGCGAATGTCAATCTGGCACTGGAGCAGGCTACGGTGGGCTTCGACCCGGCGGTTATGGATGTGCCGCAGATCGAGGAGAAGATCCGCTCCCTTGGCTACGATACGCTGAAGGAGTCGGCGGATTTCGATATTACCGGCATGACCTGTGCCGCCTGCTCGGCGCGCATTGAGAAGGTGCTGGGACGGATGCCGGGGATCGCGGCTGTGAATGTCAACCTGGCGCTGGAGACTGCGCATGTGGAATATTCGCCGGGCAATGTCAGTACAGCCGAGATTATGGATAAGGTGAGCAGCATCGGCTATAAGGCGTCACTTAAGCAGGACCGGAAGGATATCGCGGAGCAGCGCAGTGAAGAGATTACACGCAAGCGGAATAAGTGGATGATCTCCGCGTTGTTGTCTCTCCCGCTGCTCTGGGCCATGGCGGGCCACTTCTCGTTCACAACCTGGATCTGGATGCCTGAGCTATTCATGAATCCCTGGTTCCAGCTTGTGCTGGCGACCCCGGTTCAGTTCGTGATCGGCTGGCAGTTCTATGTCAGCGCCTATAAGGCGCTGAAGAATGGCAGTGCCAACATGGATGTGCTGGTGGTGCTGGGTACCTCTGCGGCGTATTTTTACAGCTTATACCTGACGATTGATTCTCTGAAAATGAGCGGGATGCACCACACCGTGGAGCTGTACTTCGAGACCAGTGCGGTTCTGATCACGTTAATTCTCGTAGGCAAGTGGTTAGAAGCGCTGGCCAAGGGGCGTTCGTCGGATGCGATCCGCAGCCTGATGGGGCTTCAGGCCAAGACTGCACTGGTGCTGCGTGACGGCGCGGAGCTGAGCATTCCCGTGGAGGATGTAGTGATCGGTGATATTGTGCTGGTAAAGCCCGGCACGAAGGTGCCTGTAGACGGTGAAGTCGTTGAGGGGTTGTCCTCCGTCGATGAATCCATGCTCACAGGCGAGAGTATCCCGGTGGAGAAGAAGCCGGGGGATTCTGTTATCGGAGCTACGATGAACAAGAACGGAATGCTGCGGGTTAAAGCCCGCAAGGTCGGCCGTGATACGGCGCTGGCACATATCATTAGAGTCGTGGAGGAAGCGCAGGGCTCGAAGGCACCGATCCAGCGGATTGCTGATGTCATCTCCGGGATCTTCGTGCCGATTGTGATTGGTATTGCTGCTGTAACCTTCGGGGTCTGGTATATCTGGGGAGCGCCGGGGCAGTTTGCAGAGGCCCTGGAAAAAGCCATTGCGGTGCTTGTCATCGCCTGTCCTTGCGCACTGGGACTGGCGACGCCAACCTCCATTATGGCCGGGTCCGGCCGGGCCGCCGAGTTCGGCATCCTGTTCAAGGGCGGGGAGCATCTGGAAGCTGCGAAGGGCGTGAAGGTGGTGGTCGTGGATAAGACCGGGACCGTGACCAACGGCAAGCCTGTATTGACCGATATTGTAGCAACTACCGCAATAGCTGCGCAAGGCCGGGTGCTTGGCGAGAACCGGCTGCTGGCCATAACAGCGGCTGCGGAGAAGCTCTCGGAGCATCCGCTGGCGGAGGCCATTGTGGCTGGAGCACAGGGTAGAGGAATCGACCTGCCGCCTGCGGGCCAGTTCGAGGCGGTACCAGGCCGCGGGGTGTCGGCGGTAGTGGACGGCCAGAAGGTAAGTGTAGGCACACGGCGGATGATGGTGGAGAACGGGCTGGATATCGAGCCGTGGACAGGGATCATGACCCGGCTTGAGCAAGAGGGTAAAACAGCGATGCTGGTAGCCGTGGAGGATGCGGTAGCGGGAGTGATTGCAGTGGCTGACACGATTAAGGATACCTCACGCGAGGCAGTAGCCCGGCTGCATGCTATGGGTATTGAGGTTATCATGATTACCGGAGACAACAAGATTACGGCCCAGGCGATTGCGGATCAGGCGGGCATCCGCACGGTTCTGGCGGAGGTGCTGCCTGAGGGCAAGGCGGAAGAGATCCGAAGGCTCCAGAGCGGCGGAGTCAAGGTAGCAATGGTCGGTGACGGCATCAACGATGCTCCGGCGCTGGCAACCGCAGATACGGGCATGGCGATCGGTACCGGCACCGATGTAGCGATGGAGGCGGCGGACATCACGCTGATGCGCGGCGATCTGATGAGCATCCCGGATGCGATCCTGATGAGCCGCAAGACCATGCGCAATATCAGGCAGAATCTGTTCTGGGCGCTGGCCTACAACACGCTCGGCATCCCGATTGCGGCGCTCGGCTTCTTGGCGCCCTGGCTGGCCGGAGCCGCGATGGCCTTCAGCTCGGTATCTGTTGTACTGAACGCGCTGCGTTTACAGCGCGTCAAGCTGTAA
- a CDS encoding DMT family transporter yields MHKQGLKLAYSFAVLNAVIIGFSFLFTKVALVHAGPLDTLTFRFAASFAVMSVPVALGWVKVSYRGKPIGRALLLAAMYPLGFFTLQVFGLQRATSAEGGILYSFTPVVTMIIASIFLKEKTTLLQKLCIFLSVFGVVFIFVMKGSGIQLSNMTGIVLLFMTCLAFAGYSVLARSLSSHFSPAELSYLMMGVGFATFLIISLTGHTVSGTLGDFLNPLGSTTFVLSAVYLGVVASLVTTLTSTYILSKIEASLMSVFTNLSTIVSIAAGAIFLGEQITVYHWIGSFLIIAGVIGTNLLGRKKTASASAAASE; encoded by the coding sequence ATGCACAAACAAGGACTCAAGCTGGCCTACAGCTTCGCCGTACTCAATGCGGTCATTATCGGCTTCTCTTTCCTGTTCACCAAAGTGGCTCTCGTTCATGCCGGGCCGCTCGACACGCTGACCTTCCGGTTCGCCGCCTCGTTTGCCGTGATGTCGGTTCCGGTCGCCCTCGGCTGGGTCAAGGTTTCCTACCGGGGCAAGCCGATTGGCCGGGCCCTGCTGCTCGCTGCGATGTATCCGCTCGGCTTCTTCACCCTGCAGGTCTTCGGACTTCAGCGCGCCACCTCAGCCGAGGGAGGCATCCTCTATTCATTCACTCCGGTGGTGACGATGATCATCGCCTCGATTTTCCTGAAGGAGAAGACCACCCTGCTGCAAAAGCTGTGTATCTTCCTCTCGGTATTCGGCGTGGTATTCATCTTCGTCATGAAGGGAAGCGGCATTCAGCTGTCCAATATGACCGGGATTGTGCTGCTGTTCATGACTTGTCTCGCTTTTGCCGGGTACAGTGTGCTGGCCCGCTCCCTCTCCAGCCACTTCAGCCCTGCTGAGCTCAGCTATCTGATGATGGGAGTCGGCTTCGCCACCTTCCTGATCATCTCGCTTACCGGACATACAGTCAGCGGCACGCTCGGGGATTTCCTGAATCCGCTGGGAAGCACAACATTTGTCCTGTCCGCCGTATATCTGGGGGTGGTCGCCTCGCTGGTCACAACCCTGACTTCAACCTATATTTTATCCAAAATCGAGGCCTCACTCATGAGCGTCTTCACCAACCTCTCCACCATCGTATCCATTGCAGCCGGAGCGATCTTCCTGGGTGAGCAGATCACGGTCTATCACTGGATCGGATCATTCCTGATCATCGCCGGGGTCATTGGAACGAACCTGCTGGGCCGGAAAAAGACCGCTTCGGCTTCCGCAGCAGCCAGCGAATAA
- a CDS encoding PLP-dependent aminotransferase family protein produces MNKYHQVITELERQMKEGQYRPGDKLPSVRSASEIYGCSVSTILKAYGELERTHTIYSIPQSGYYMVDKSDDSAAAGSEGTVDFASASPDLNVFPYLDFQHCLNKAIDQYKYHLFTYGDALGLETLRRTLVSHLAEYQVFAKAESILITSGIQQALEILARMPFPSGRTEILVEQPGYDIFLRYLEAEGLPVSGIGRSAAGINLQELEEKFASGRFKFFYTMPRYHNPLGTTYSTEERKVIAGLAAKYDVYIAEDDYMADLGIGRRYDPIYAYDQTSHVIYLKSFSKIIFPGLRLGAVVVPQPLLEAFRSYKGYTDTSLLSQAALEVYIKNGMYGHHRHKIKAMYAKKIRAVYEALGRHNTDGLIEASADSSGIYIQFKLPLTVNLERLVKRLAGRKIRVVPGNGFYLPGYQTRDKFLRISISRAGLTQIDEGILTVVQEVKRGSGW; encoded by the coding sequence ATGAACAAATATCATCAGGTGATCACAGAGCTGGAGCGGCAGATGAAGGAAGGGCAGTACCGCCCGGGGGATAAGCTGCCGTCTGTGCGCAGTGCTTCAGAAATCTACGGCTGCAGCGTCAGTACGATTCTGAAGGCATACGGGGAGCTGGAGAGGACGCATACAATCTACTCTATTCCGCAGAGCGGCTATTACATGGTGGACAAGAGTGACGATTCGGCAGCGGCGGGGAGCGAAGGGACGGTTGATTTTGCTTCGGCTTCGCCGGATCTGAACGTCTTTCCGTACCTGGACTTCCAGCATTGCCTCAATAAGGCGATTGATCAGTACAAATACCATCTGTTCACCTATGGTGATGCCCTGGGGCTGGAGACGCTGCGCCGCACCCTGGTGTCGCATCTGGCGGAGTATCAGGTGTTCGCCAAGGCGGAGTCGATTCTGATTACCTCGGGGATTCAGCAGGCGCTGGAGATTCTGGCTAGAATGCCTTTTCCCAGCGGCAGAACGGAGATTCTGGTGGAACAGCCGGGGTATGATATTTTTTTGCGGTATTTGGAGGCTGAGGGCCTGCCGGTGAGCGGAATCGGGCGTTCGGCGGCGGGCATTAACCTGCAGGAGCTGGAGGAGAAGTTCGCCAGCGGGAGATTTAAGTTTTTTTATACGATGCCCAGATATCACAACCCCCTTGGGACAACCTACAGCACAGAGGAACGCAAGGTCATTGCCGGACTGGCAGCCAAATACGATGTCTACATCGCCGAGGATGATTATATGGCGGATCTGGGGATCGGACGGCGTTATGACCCGATCTATGCGTATGACCAGACTTCCCATGTCATCTATCTCAAAAGCTTCTCCAAAATCATCTTCCCGGGCCTTAGGCTCGGTGCGGTGGTTGTGCCGCAGCCCCTATTGGAGGCCTTCCGCTCCTATAAAGGCTACACCGATACCTCGCTGCTGTCACAGGCTGCGCTTGAGGTATACATCAAGAACGGGATGTACGGGCATCACAGGCACAAGATCAAAGCCATGTATGCCAAAAAAATCCGCGCGGTATACGAAGCACTCGGGCGGCATAATACAGACGGCTTAATCGAAGCCTCTGCGGACAGCTCCGGCATCTATATCCAGTTCAAGCTGCCGCTCACCGTCAACCTGGAGCGTCTGGTCAAGCGCCTGGCCGGGCGGAAGATCCGCGTGGTACCCGGGAATGGCTTCTATCTGCCGGGTTACCAGACCCGGGACAAATTCCTGCGCATCAGTATTTCCCGGGCGGGGCTTACGCAGATTGATGAGGGAATCCTGACGGTTGTCCAGGAGGTGAAGCGCGGGAGCGGGTGGTAG
- the nfsA gene encoding oxygen-insensitive NADPH nitroreductase: MKITNETLELLNRHTSVRQYQDKPVSDELLSAVIGAGQMASTSSNVQAYTVIAVTEPALKAQLSALSGNQAYIEQCPVFLVWCADLYRLREASAPHLEGKPSYEDTAENLIVATVDVALAAQNAAVAAESLGLGIVYIGGIRNEIAAVSELLGLPELVYPVFGMCLGYPAAVNGIRPRLPQAAVLHHNGYNAEAAVEQAQVYDAISSNYMRERTGGQSAASWSEMMAGRLAQPARLHMKEFLLSKGFMQR; the protein is encoded by the coding sequence ATGAAAATAACGAATGAAACCCTTGAGCTGTTGAACCGTCATACCTCTGTCCGCCAGTACCAGGACAAGCCGGTCAGCGACGAGCTGCTGTCAGCAGTGATTGGAGCGGGACAGATGGCTTCGACTTCCAGCAATGTCCAGGCGTACACAGTTATTGCTGTAACGGAGCCAGCACTGAAAGCCCAGTTATCTGCCTTATCCGGCAATCAGGCGTACATCGAACAGTGTCCGGTCTTTCTGGTCTGGTGTGCGGACCTGTACCGGCTGCGGGAAGCGTCCGCTCCGCATTTGGAGGGGAAGCCGTCCTATGAGGACACGGCCGAGAATCTGATTGTAGCGACTGTCGATGTGGCGCTCGCCGCGCAGAATGCTGCTGTTGCCGCAGAATCGCTCGGCCTTGGCATTGTCTACATCGGCGGCATCCGCAATGAGATCGCTGCGGTATCTGAACTGCTCGGCCTGCCGGAGCTGGTCTATCCGGTCTTCGGCATGTGCCTCGGGTATCCGGCCGCCGTGAACGGCATCCGCCCGCGCCTGCCGCAGGCGGCGGTGCTGCATCATAACGGCTACAATGCCGAAGCCGCAGTGGAACAGGCCCAGGTGTACGACGCGATCTCCAGCAACTACATGCGCGAGCGTACCGGCGGCCAGAGCGCAGCCTCTTGGTCGGAGATGATGGCCGGCCGGTTGGCTCAGCCTGCCAGGCTGCACATGAAGGAATTCCTGCTCAGCAAGGGATTCATGCAGAGGTAG